The following coding sequences lie in one Haematobia irritans isolate KBUSLIRL chromosome 3, ASM5000362v1, whole genome shotgun sequence genomic window:
- the Btnd gene encoding biotinidase — protein sequence MAGYILNSIFIVCVIGSFIINSYQISLPSDPTYNAGVVEFIPAKEGSAKARLKDNLSRMKAIIESDGTYDLDILVFPEFVLNDHDMMTYVPDPKEKISPCAMANYDWFLTELSCSARSRKLYVVINVVEKVKCWPTDGSCTNGLKTYNTNVVFDREGRVISRYRKTHLYRYEWRSTNVMENPDLATFTTDFGVTFGHFICFDMLFYEPAQILVEKMNITDIIYPTYWFSELPFLTAVQLQEGWAYANNVNLLAADGSYPQEQNTGSGIYAGRFGRLTAVIHEEPTTKLLIAKVPKRNVRQIQQNPVTFKPLFEPKVETPRFTKLSLLRDYNVDIFSTKLLNDTLTRFNETICHNNFCCNFNIERTKIQDLPAHQNYQYRVAAYSGNQTTFQRIDNSNQSVCALIACTGAELYTCGHIFPESVRVGNKYYFNSIKIVGNFVEAKRRLIMPSTVDGLMMPLTIDSYTWLEEKRNGSTRVEINLTTPQQNLLTFGIWANYYSTIKNSHNLDTAMMMAQPPMLALNTTTNAVTSVSASFLVNVLPAVVLAFLLKY from the exons ATGGCAGGgtatattttaaattctatatttATAGTATGTGTCATTGGAAGCTTCATAATAAATTCGTATCAG ATATCTCTACCCAGTGATCCCACATACAATGCTGGCGTTGTCGAATTTATACCAGCCAAAGAGGGTTCCGCAAAAGCGCGACTTAAGGATAATTTATCACGCATGAAGGCCATCATAGAATCGGATGGAACTTATGATttggatattttagtttttcccGAATTCGTTTTGAATGATCATGATATGATGACCTATGTACCAGATCCTaaggagaaaatttcaccatGTGCAATGGCAAATTATGATTGGTTTCTGACAGAGCTTTCATGCTCGGCACGTAGTCGAAAACTTTATGTGGTCATAAACGTAGTGGAGAAAGTGAAATGTTGGCCAACAGACGGCAGCTGTACCAATGGCCTAAAGACCTATAATACAAATGTGGTTTTCGATCGTGAGGGTCGTGTTATATCACGTTATCGCAAGACTCATTTGTATCGCTATGAATGGCGGTCTACAAATGTTATGGAGAATCCCGATTTAGCTACATTTACTACAGATTTTGGTGTTACATTTGGCCATTTTATATGCTTCGATATGTTATTCTATGAACCagctcaaattttggtagagaaAATGAATATCACCGATATTATATATCCCACATATTGGTTTTCGGAATTGCCATTTTTAACAG CCGTTCAACTTCAAGAAGGCTGGGCTTATGCCAACAATGTTAATCTCTTGGCGGCCGATGGCAGTTATCCCCAAGAACAAAATACCGGTTCGGGTATATATGCTGGACGTTTTGGACGTCTAACTGCTGTTATCCATGAGGAACCTACAACGAAACTGCTAATAGCTAAAGTACCAAAACGTAATGTGcgacaaattcaacaaaatcCAGTGACTTTCAAACCATTATTCGAACCAAAAGTGGAAACACCCCGTTTTACAAAACTCTCTTTGCTACGAGATTATAATGTGGATATTTTCAGCACGAAATTGCTAAATGACACATTAACGCGCTTCAATGAAACCATCTGCCACAATAATTTCTGTTGTAATTTCAACATAGAACGCACTAAAATTCAAGATTTACCAGCCCATCAGAACTATCAATATCGTGTGGCTGCATACAGTGGCAACCAAACGACATTCCAACGCATAGATAATAGCAATCAAAGTGTTTGTGCTTTGATTGCCTGTACAGGAGCGGAACTGTACACTTGTGGTCATATCTTTCCGGAGTCAGTACGTGTTGGAAATAAGTACtatttcaattctataaaaattgtgggtAATTTTGTTGAGGCCAAAAGGCGTTTGATAATGCCCAGCACTGTCGATGGTTTAATGATGCCATTGACCATTGATAGTTATACCTGGTTGGAGGAAAAGAG AAATGGTTCAACTCGTGTGGAAATAAATCTAACAACACCGCAACAGAATCTCTTAACCTTTGGCATCTGGGCCAATTACTATAGCACCATAAAAAATAGCCATAATCTCGATACAGCTATGATGATGGCACAGCCGCCAATGCTTGCCTTGAATACAACCACAAATGCCGTGACTTCAGTCAGCGCCAGCTTTTTGGTGAATGTCCTGCCTGCTGTAGTACTGGCAttcttattaaaatattaa